Genomic window (Pradoshia sp. D12):
ATCGACAACAAATAGATAATTAATTAAAACACCGGTGTTTTCCGGTGTTTTTTATGTGCTCATGGTATTAGACCGACGCTGCAGGCAGATTGCACTTAAAAAGGCTAATCTATTAATTCTTATCCTAACTCTCCGTACGATTTTCAAAATGGTAATCCGTTTTTATATGTGGATTTTGCTTTAATAATTGACGAACAAATTCAGTTTGGTTTTTTGGTGAAATGGCAATCGTATTAAATCCTGTAAAATTAATTTCTATTTTATTCATAGATTGGGCAGGAACTGTAAAAGGATTTCTGGTTTTTCTTATACTACTAATCGTATCAATCTTAATTTCCTTCTTAAATGGACCGTAGTGTATGGTGAGGAGATTTTCCGCAATTGTATATCCCGTTTTAAGCCATATCCACATTAAACAAAAACCAACTGGTACTAAGAGTACGATTTTAATCCATTGCTTGTCTAAGAACTCAGGGGTCATCCAAACACCAAGGTCTGGAAAGAAAATGGGTGAAAGAATAAAAATAAATGCGAATAACCAAATGGTAGCGGTTATCCATAAGTCTCTTTTTGATGAAAAATACATGCTATCATCCTCTATTCGTTTGAATTTATACTTTCTTGGTGGTACGTATGTAGATGTAATTTACCCTTCAAATTAACAGGTGAATTAATGGAAATTCGCCGTCGATTGGCCGTTTTACGATTTGGGTCAGCTTTCAATTTGTATTTTACCAAAACAATCCATATTTTAGGTGTGTAAAATAGTTTCTATTCTGAAATTTTAAATTAAGATATTCGCTTAGGGAAAGAAATAATATATAAATATAGTTTTTCTTGAGATATTCATTATTTTTGATAAAAGTGCTACAGGAAATGAAAATTACCAATGTTTTTTGAAACTATCTGTCTGTTTGTTCGTATGTATAGTATGGTAAAATTGCCTTAGAAAGGGGTGACTGTTTATGTTCTATATGATCCTTCTTGGATTGGTAGGAGCTACAGCTGTAGTTTTTCTGCAGGACGCAAAACCAGCAGGACCAAAACAGGAACGTTTGGCAAATGTGATGAAGCGAATAGCAGGTAAAAATCAAAAAGACCAGTTTGTATGCACTCAATTGGATGATCGTTATGCCCATTATGTATATGAATTGGATTCAAATATACTATCTATCTTGGCTGGACCGGATTACATTACGATTAATGCGCAAAAAGCTAAAACCAAACAGCCTTTACTTGATGTTCGATACGATACAAGATCGAGAGTTTATACAGAAAAGAAAATCTCTGAACAGTTATTAAAGAAAGAAAGCGATCTAGAAAAGATTGACCTGTTTTTAAGATGGGTCATTATGAGTTTTCAGCCGGAAAAAATGAAAATGATATATCAAAATAACAATAACTTTACTGCTCTTATAAACGAGCTGGAAGATGCGAGAAAAAGAAACTATCTCTCATCACCGATTGATCATGCCTTTACTCAAATTATCCCAAGCCTGGGTTATTTACTGGAGCATGTGGATCTCATCTCTGATGTTGATTATGAGCATCAGGTTAAGGAGACAATAATTAAAGATTTACGAAAGCTGATAGCTGACTTTAGTCAATTGGAATCCAAACAACAAGAAAAGTATGAACATGATACATTAAATCGACTGATTATCATACAGGAGCGAATTACACAAATTCGCAGACATATTGACAATACAAGGGAATTTGACTTAAAGAAAACATTGACTACAATCGATCAAAGATACGAAAAATAATGTTGGACAAGAGGTGGAAAACCGATGAGTGAACAAAATAGGGAATTTGATGAAACAGCGATTCAATCATTCATAAATCCCGAAGATATGAAAAAATTAAATGATGAAGCAACTCAGGTCGTCAAAAAAATATCTGACACGGATGCACATAATATTGACTCCGTCCTAGAGCATTTAAGCAATTTCGGCGGCAATGAGCAACGTATGGCTGGGGAATCATTAAACAGTCTACGCAGACCAGTCAAAGACATGATGGACAACAAGGACAATCACGATATACCAACTAATCTGCTCAAGCTTCGCGAGGCGGTTTCTGACCTAAATCCAAATGCCTATCAGACAAAAGGAATAGCAAAGATTGTTCCAAAGTTTTTGCGCAAGAGTTCAAATGAAAAGTTTATTGCAAAGTATCAAACAGTGGAAAAGAATATTGATGAAATCGTCCAGTCCTTACTTAGAGGAAGAGATATGCTTCAGGAGGATAATGCTGAGCTTGATGTCATCAAAAAAGATGTCCATGAAAAAATTTATCTCTTAGATAAACAAATCTATATGGGTCAGCATCTTTTCCAAATGATTGAGGATAAAAAGAACGATCCAGAATGGCAGAATAAGCAGCAGCTTGTCATGGAGGCACAGGAGAAAATTATTGTGCGAACAAAGAATATGAGCTCTATGGTAAATGTGCTACAGCAATCCCTTGCTTCTGTTGATATTATCAAGAAAAATAATGATAAATTGAAAGAAGCCATTCGGAATGCAATTGATACGACTAAGAACTTAGCTCCCGTTACATCTGCTATTCATTTGGCACTGCAAAATCAGGAAAGAATCATTACAGCAATCAATGACGTAAATGAAGCTACAGAAAACATGATTTTGGCAAACGCGCAAATGCTAAAAGAAAACACAGAAAAAACAACGAAGCTCCTGGAGAATCCATCTATCTCGATTGAAAAGCTTCAAAAGGCTTACCAGGATATTTATTCTGCTATTGAGACCCAGGAAGCATCCAGCAGAAGGATTATCGCCAGCAGTAAAGAGTTTGTAACGAAGCTGGATGATATGAACAGAGAAATGAAAACGAAGTTATTAAATCAATAAGGGGGAAGAAACCATGCAATATGTTAGATATTCTCTCTTGCTGCTAACCTGTTATTTGACCGTGATGTTCAGTGGATTGATACCAGTGGTATTCTTTGATTCATTTGGAATGTTCCTGGGTTCCTATATTTCCATGTCCATCGGGATTACAATTCTTTTATTTGGCTTATTCTTTATGAAAATGAAAGAAAACCATTCATTGAAAATGAGGTTGCTTGTCATTAATACGATTGGTTTCCTGCTATTCCATTTTAATTTTGCAGTATACACTTCATACAACTCCATGGTACTGTGTTATCCCATCCTAGCAGTCTTAACATTGGTTGCATACGACAAGTATTATAAAAAGCAGAAGGAAAAAGGAAATCGAATATACTACTGAAACGCCGATTGATTCGGCGTTTTTTTTATTTAACTGTTCTTCAGAGACGGGACGTCAGATAGGCAGTCTTTTCATTATGCAGCTATCTTCTCAGGTATGGATTAAGAGCAATAATTAAATTAACCTGAAAATGAAAAATAATAAGTATCACAGGTTGATCATCCGTATATGAATGGAAAATTAGAAAAAGTATTTAAAAAGAAAGACAAGCTGGCAGATGGAGGCACGGCTTGTCTTTCTCTTTGTTTTATAGATTGTCTGCAGGAGAAGTGGCATCATACCTCTTTGCTTGTTCATCAGGCACAAAATCCGCATTGAATTCTTTCTCTGATTTAGAAACAACAACAGTTGCCACACCGTTGCCAATTAGGTTCGTAATTGCACGTGCTTCAGACATGAAACGATCGACACCAATTAATAACGCCATTCCTTCTACCGGAATCATTGGGAAGGCAGCCAAAGTGGCGGCCAGTGTGATAAAGCCGGATCCTGTCACCCCTGCAGCGCCTTTTGAGGTTAGCATTAATATGCCAAGCAAGGTCAGTTCTTGCCAGATGGTCAAATCAATCCCATAGGCCTGGGCGATAAAGATGGCGGCCATTGATAGATATATAGATGT
Coding sequences:
- a CDS encoding PH domain-containing protein, yielding MYFSSKRDLWITATIWLFAFIFILSPIFFPDLGVWMTPEFLDKQWIKIVLLVPVGFCLMWIWLKTGYTIAENLLTIHYGPFKKEIKIDTISSIRKTRNPFTVPAQSMNKIEINFTGFNTIAISPKNQTEFVRQLLKQNPHIKTDYHFENRTES
- a CDS encoding toxic anion resistance protein, producing the protein MSEQNREFDETAIQSFINPEDMKKLNDEATQVVKKISDTDAHNIDSVLEHLSNFGGNEQRMAGESLNSLRRPVKDMMDNKDNHDIPTNLLKLREAVSDLNPNAYQTKGIAKIVPKFLRKSSNEKFIAKYQTVEKNIDEIVQSLLRGRDMLQEDNAELDVIKKDVHEKIYLLDKQIYMGQHLFQMIEDKKNDPEWQNKQQLVMEAQEKIIVRTKNMSSMVNVLQQSLASVDIIKKNNDKLKEAIRNAIDTTKNLAPVTSAIHLALQNQERIITAINDVNEATENMILANAQMLKENTEKTTKLLENPSISIEKLQKAYQDIYSAIETQEASSRRIIASSKEFVTKLDDMNREMKTKLLNQ